The following proteins are co-located in the Komagataeibacter sp. FNDCF1 genome:
- the rpmF gene encoding 50S ribosomal protein L32 gives MAVPKRKTSPSRRGMRRSHAALSVPAHAECSNCGELKRPHHVCSHCGHYDGREVASAGKALKTAVRA, from the coding sequence ATGGCTGTACCCAAGAGAAAAACCTCCCCGTCGCGTCGTGGCATGCGTCGCAGCCACGCGGCACTCAGCGTTCCGGCACATGCCGAATGCTCCAACTGTGGCGAACTCAAGCGCCCGCATCATGTCTGCAGCCACTGCGGGCATTATGACGGCCGCGAAGTCGCATCCGCCGGCAAGGCGCTGAAGACGGCGGTCCGCGCCTGA
- the def gene encoding peptide deformylase: MTLLKIARMGHPVLLRPASDVADPQAPAIRTLVADMIETMLDAQGAGLAAPQVHQSLRLFVYHVPPARSAGEDDPPRPPSVLINPVLEPVDEEKVDRLEGCLSIPGMRGWVPRYRRIAYRGLDGHGHEVHGVASGFLANVLQHEYDHLNGILYPMRMVDLGRMGFDSEMARYGERT; the protein is encoded by the coding sequence ATGACGCTGCTCAAGATCGCCCGCATGGGCCATCCGGTGCTGCTCCGGCCCGCCAGTGATGTTGCCGACCCGCAGGCCCCCGCCATCCGCACGCTGGTGGCGGACATGATCGAGACCATGCTCGATGCACAGGGCGCGGGACTGGCTGCGCCGCAGGTCCATCAGAGCCTGCGCCTGTTCGTCTATCATGTCCCGCCTGCCCGCAGCGCGGGGGAAGACGACCCGCCACGGCCGCCATCGGTCCTGATCAACCCGGTGCTGGAACCCGTGGATGAGGAAAAGGTGGACCGACTGGAGGGCTGCCTGTCCATTCCCGGCATGCGGGGCTGGGTGCCGCGCTACCGGCGCATCGCCTATCGGGGGCTTGATGGGCATGGTCATGAAGTGCACGGCGTTGCATCAGGCTTTCTGGCCAATGTATTGCAGCACGAATACGATCACCTGAACGGGATTCTCTACCCCATGCGCATGGTCGATCTGGGCCGGATGGGATTTGACAGCGAAATGGCACGTTATGGAGAGCGCACATGA
- a CDS encoding outer membrane protein assembly factor BamE, with amino-acid sequence MRSSKDNLPRSRSLRLFSCAVIGAGMMLSGCSVFRPSHIQHGSLVEPDDYNKLKVGETSRSDVMDALGSPTGRATFDDNTWIYVSMTHVLAPISFPQVRKQDVVVLTFDQDGVLRGLRSLHKDDARYVTMASGRTPTPGTKINIMQQILGNVGRYNPLSQMSSTYGGSTGPMNSMNGGPGHGGSGNSLP; translated from the coding sequence ATGCGGTCATCCAAGGACAACCTGCCCCGCTCCCGTTCATTACGCCTGTTTTCGTGCGCTGTCATCGGGGCAGGCATGATGCTGTCGGGATGTTCGGTCTTCAGGCCGAGCCATATCCAGCATGGCTCGCTGGTTGAACCGGATGACTACAACAAGCTCAAGGTAGGCGAGACCTCGCGCTCGGACGTGATGGACGCGCTGGGCTCCCCCACCGGGCGCGCCACGTTCGATGACAATACGTGGATCTATGTCTCCATGACCCACGTACTGGCCCCGATCAGCTTCCCGCAGGTACGCAAGCAGGATGTCGTGGTCCTGACCTTCGATCAGGATGGCGTGCTGCGCGGCCTGCGCAGCCTGCACAAGGACGATGCCCGCTACGTGACCATGGCCTCTGGCCGCACGCCCACCCCGGGCACCAAGATCAACATCATGCAGCAGATCCTGGGCAATGTGGGGCGCTACAACCCGCTCAGCCAGATGAGCAGCACCTATGGCGGCAGCACCGGCCCGATGAACAGCATGAACGGCGGCCCCGGCCATGGCGGGTCGGGCAACAGCCTGCCCTGA
- a CDS encoding beta-ketoacyl-ACP synthase III, which produces MTAKRSLLSGFGGYLPERIVTNDELAGRLDTSDEWIRGRTGIRQRHIAGEGDTAVTMAARAARQALDYAGATPADVDAVIIATSTPDQAFPATAVRVQAELGMTHGFGFDLAAACSGFIYALSMADSLIRSGQARSALVIGSEVYSRILDWSDRGTCVLFGDGAGAVFLTTAGPEDGEAGILSTHLHSDGRYGDLLYVDGATGQHDRPAHLRMQGRDVFRHAVGKLSSSVDEALAANGLTHADVNWLVPHQANLRIIDGVARKLDLPAERVVVTVDRHANTSAASIPLALNEAVRDGRIRKGDLVLMEALGGGLTWGAALARL; this is translated from the coding sequence ATGACGGCGAAACGCTCGCTTCTCTCCGGGTTCGGTGGCTACCTGCCTGAGCGGATCGTGACCAATGACGAACTTGCCGGCCGGCTCGACACCTCTGACGAATGGATCAGGGGCCGCACCGGCATCCGGCAGCGCCACATTGCGGGGGAAGGGGACACCGCCGTTACCATGGCGGCCAGGGCGGCCCGGCAGGCACTGGACTATGCCGGCGCCACACCGGCTGACGTGGATGCCGTGATCATTGCCACCAGCACGCCCGACCAGGCCTTTCCCGCCACGGCCGTGCGCGTGCAGGCCGAACTGGGCATGACCCATGGATTCGGCTTTGACCTTGCCGCCGCGTGTTCGGGGTTCATTTATGCCCTGTCCATGGCCGACTCGCTGATCCGCAGCGGGCAGGCCCGTTCCGCGCTGGTGATCGGCAGCGAAGTCTATTCCCGTATCCTGGACTGGTCGGACCGTGGCACCTGCGTGCTGTTTGGCGATGGCGCGGGGGCGGTCTTCCTGACCACCGCCGGGCCGGAAGATGGTGAGGCGGGCATCCTGTCCACCCACCTGCATTCCGACGGGCGGTATGGCGACCTGCTGTATGTGGATGGCGCCACGGGGCAGCATGACAGGCCGGCCCATCTGCGCATGCAGGGCCGCGACGTGTTCCGCCATGCCGTGGGCAAGCTGTCATCCTCGGTTGATGAAGCACTGGCGGCGAATGGCCTGACCCATGCGGACGTGAACTGGCTGGTGCCGCACCAGGCCAACCTGCGCATCATAGATGGCGTGGCCCGCAAGCTGGACCTGCCCGCCGAGCGGGTGGTGGTGACGGTGGACCGGCATGCCAACACCTCTGCCGCGTCCATCCCGCTGGCGCTGAACGAGGCGGTGCGCGACGGACGTATCCGCAAGGGCGACCTGGTGCTGATGGAAGCCCTTGGCGGTGGTCTGACATGGGGAGCGGCACTGGCACGGCTCTAA
- a CDS encoding HAMP domain-containing sensor histidine kinase has translation MESPPGMDSAPPRGWRRVRERLVRRILPRSLLGRMLLIGFIPLLATQAISLELFYGHYLQVVSRRLSGDLATTISMTLDMLERYPSAADRQWILEDAGRRAGLVMTLHEGESLHRSGSNHVLGPIDEDLAHDLQAAVRWPTFVDWKQARHRVVISVQTPIGVLQVVVLRKRLVVAPVWLFVAWASGSALLLFLIAALFMRNQVRAIRRLARAAELFGLGRDTVPIVPEGAQEIRKAAVAFNRMRERINRFVEQRTTVLAGVSHDLRTPLTRLRLSLAMLPRAGRVEAADLQPDIADMIGDIGEMEHMIEGYLSFARGEGAETPVMIRVEDMFEEIVTTLRRMGAQAAIGSITPGLAMTGRPNALRRVLSNVAENARRHAERVVFSAQSGRRQVVLYVDDDGCGIEESRREHVFRPFESGAEGGTGLGLAIARDIIHAHGGHIGLEASPMGGARVRIVLPA, from the coding sequence ATGGAGTCACCCCCAGGCATGGACAGCGCCCCGCCACGCGGCTGGCGTCGTGTGCGCGAACGGCTCGTCCGCCGCATCCTGCCGCGCTCGCTGCTGGGGCGGATGCTGCTGATCGGGTTCATTCCGCTTCTGGCCACACAGGCCATCTCGCTGGAACTGTTCTATGGCCATTACCTGCAGGTCGTCTCGCGCCGCCTGTCGGGCGATCTGGCCACCACCATCTCCATGACGCTGGACATGCTCGAACGCTATCCGTCAGCGGCGGACCGGCAGTGGATACTGGAGGATGCGGGGCGGCGCGCGGGTCTGGTCATGACCCTGCATGAAGGTGAAAGCCTGCACCGCAGCGGGTCGAACCATGTGCTTGGTCCGATAGACGAGGATCTGGCCCACGACCTTCAGGCCGCCGTGCGCTGGCCCACCTTTGTCGACTGGAAGCAGGCGCGTCACCGGGTCGTGATTTCGGTTCAGACACCTATTGGCGTGCTGCAGGTTGTGGTCCTGCGCAAGCGGCTGGTTGTGGCCCCCGTATGGCTGTTCGTGGCATGGGCGTCGGGCAGCGCGCTGCTGCTGTTCCTGATCGCGGCCCTGTTCATGCGCAACCAGGTGCGGGCCATCAGGCGGCTGGCGCGGGCGGCGGAACTGTTCGGGCTGGGGCGCGATACCGTGCCGATCGTGCCAGAGGGTGCGCAGGAGATCCGCAAGGCCGCCGTGGCCTTCAACCGCATGCGCGAGCGCATCAACCGCTTTGTCGAACAGCGCACCACCGTGCTGGCCGGTGTCTCCCACGACCTGCGCACGCCACTGACCCGCCTGCGGCTGTCCCTGGCCATGCTGCCACGCGCGGGCAGGGTGGAGGCCGCCGACCTGCAGCCCGACATTGCCGACATGATTGGCGATATCGGGGAAATGGAGCACATGATCGAAGGGTACCTCTCCTTTGCCCGGGGGGAAGGGGCGGAAACCCCCGTCATGATCCGGGTGGAGGACATGTTCGAGGAAATCGTGACCACCCTGCGCCGCATGGGCGCGCAGGCGGCCATCGGGTCGATCACCCCGGGGCTGGCCATGACCGGGCGGCCCAACGCCCTGCGGCGCGTGCTGAGCAACGTGGCGGAGAACGCGCGCCGCCATGCGGAGCGGGTCGTTTTTTCAGCCCAGAGCGGGCGCAGGCAGGTCGTGCTGTATGTGGATGACGATGGCTGCGGGATAGAAGAATCCAGGCGCGAGCATGTCTTCCGCCCCTTTGAGAGCGGGGCCGAGGGCGGCACCGGCCTGGGCCTGGCCATAGCGCGTGACATCATTCATGCCCATGGCGGCCATATCGGGCTGGAAGCCAGCCCGATGGGGGGCGCGCGGGTACGGATCGTACTTCCGGCCTGA
- the plsX gene encoding phosphate acyltransferase PlsX has product MSETGSSFSETGPYTLAIDGMGGDGGPEVVVAGLAIAADRHPSARILLVGDEATLSGLLARHPRAAAICTIRPAGSAIPMDMKPTAALRVRDSSMRLAMDAVAQGEAQGVVSAGNSGAMLALAKIVIKTLPGITRPAMAAISPTTRGDVVMLDLGANVSCDWRNLVEFAVMGEAFAKAVLGLPAPTIGLLNVGSEELKGDERLRQAAEVLRGSPLARQFHGFVEGHDITAGTTDVVVTDGFTGNVALKTGEGALKMAFTLLRQVFTSSLLGRIGYLLVRPGLERMKEWLDPRRYNGAVFVGLNGVVVKSHGGTDAEGFAAAVDVAMDMVTHRFTDGIRERLAHMESLTSVKASPDQSQAVPAS; this is encoded by the coding sequence ATGAGCGAGACAGGTTCCTCCTTTTCCGAGACTGGGCCTTACACCCTTGCCATTGATGGCATGGGGGGGGATGGTGGTCCGGAAGTTGTAGTGGCCGGACTGGCGATTGCGGCAGACCGACATCCATCCGCCAGGATTCTCCTGGTGGGGGATGAGGCGACGTTGTCCGGCCTTCTGGCCCGCCATCCGCGCGCGGCCGCCATCTGCACGATCCGTCCGGCCGGTTCGGCTATTCCCATGGACATGAAGCCCACGGCGGCGCTGCGCGTGCGGGATTCGTCCATGCGCCTGGCCATGGATGCCGTTGCACAGGGGGAGGCGCAGGGCGTCGTATCCGCCGGCAACAGCGGCGCCATGCTGGCACTGGCCAAGATTGTCATAAAAACCCTTCCCGGCATTACCCGCCCGGCCATGGCCGCCATCAGCCCCACCACGCGCGGGGATGTGGTCATGCTCGACCTGGGGGCGAACGTATCGTGCGACTGGCGCAACCTGGTGGAATTCGCCGTGATGGGCGAAGCCTTTGCCAAGGCGGTGCTGGGGCTTCCGGCACCCACGATCGGGCTGCTCAATGTCGGATCGGAAGAACTGAAGGGCGACGAGCGCCTGCGCCAGGCAGCCGAAGTGCTGCGGGGCAGTCCGCTCGCCCGGCAGTTCCACGGCTTTGTGGAAGGTCACGACATTACCGCCGGCACGACCGATGTGGTGGTGACGGACGGCTTTACCGGCAATGTGGCGCTGAAAACGGGGGAAGGCGCGCTGAAAATGGCGTTTACCCTGCTGCGTCAGGTCTTTACCTCCAGCCTGCTGGGGCGGATTGGCTACCTGCTCGTGCGGCCCGGCCTGGAGCGGATGAAGGAATGGCTTGATCCGCGCCGGTACAACGGTGCCGTGTTCGTCGGGCTTAATGGTGTGGTGGTCAAATCCCATGGTGGCACGGATGCCGAAGGCTTCGCCGCCGCGGTGGATGTGGCGATGGACATGGTTACCCACCGCTTTACCGACGGCATACGCGAGCGCCTTGCCCATATGGAAAGCCTGACATCCGTCAAGGCAAGCCCCGACCAGTCGCAGGCGGTTCCTGCATCCTGA
- a CDS encoding DUF177 domain-containing protein — MDAEFSRPVAVGRIPARGMETVVEASDTECRRLATRLGIPGLRNLSCRYRLAPGQDGEVLAEGWLTAHVTQECVVSLEPFEDVLAESFTVRCIPAERFREDDEIDPFSVDEVPYARDTIDLGELATEELSLALDPYPHKPGSRIPDEFAGTEEAEPEETTRRQPFSALAELKKKQN; from the coding sequence ATGGATGCAGAATTTTCCCGACCCGTTGCCGTGGGGCGCATCCCGGCCCGTGGCATGGAGACGGTGGTCGAGGCATCGGATACCGAATGCCGCAGGCTGGCGACGCGGCTGGGCATTCCCGGCCTGCGCAACCTGTCGTGCCGCTACCGGCTGGCGCCGGGGCAGGACGGGGAGGTACTGGCCGAAGGCTGGCTGACCGCGCATGTGACACAGGAATGCGTGGTCAGCCTGGAACCGTTTGAGGATGTGCTGGCGGAATCGTTCACTGTGCGCTGCATTCCGGCCGAACGCTTCCGCGAGGATGACGAGATCGATCCGTTCAGCGTCGATGAAGTGCCCTATGCGCGCGACACCATCGACCTGGGTGAGCTTGCGACGGAAGAACTGTCGCTTGCGCTCGATCCCTACCCGCACAAGCCCGGCAGCCGGATTCCGGATGAATTTGCAGGAACGGAAGAGGCCGAACCCGAAGAAACCACGCGCAGGCAGCCTTTTTCCGCTCTTGCCGAGTTGAAAAAAAAGCAGAACTGA
- a CDS encoding response regulator: MIQTACDSSSPRDSMIVDAHVVVVDDDPRLRRLLQRYLSEQGFRVSAASSAHEARQVLGFMQPDALVLDITMPGENGLELTRELRREKHDFPILLLTARGEPEDRIIGLEAGADDYLAKPFEPRELLLRLKAHLRRFVPPAPSSNLRIVRLGTLEFDPVRGLLSNADGIVHLTGGESALLSVLARHPNEILSRTDIATTLDMEEIGKRAVDVQVTRLRRRIEPDPKEPRYLQTVRGKGYVLKPGL, translated from the coding sequence ATGATCCAGACGGCCTGCGACTCATCTTCCCCCCGTGACAGCATGATCGTGGATGCGCATGTGGTGGTGGTGGATGATGATCCCCGCCTGCGCCGCCTGCTGCAACGTTACCTGAGTGAACAGGGCTTTCGTGTCAGCGCCGCGTCATCGGCCCATGAAGCACGGCAGGTGCTTGGCTTCATGCAGCCCGATGCACTGGTGCTCGACATTACCATGCCGGGGGAAAACGGGCTGGAACTGACCCGGGAACTGCGGCGGGAGAAGCATGATTTCCCCATACTGCTGCTGACCGCGCGCGGCGAGCCGGAGGACCGGATCATCGGGCTGGAAGCCGGGGCCGATGATTACCTGGCCAAACCGTTCGAACCACGTGAACTGCTGCTGCGGCTCAAGGCGCACCTGCGTCGATTCGTGCCGCCGGCGCCCAGCAGCAACCTGCGTATCGTGCGGCTGGGCACGCTGGAATTCGACCCGGTGCGCGGCCTGCTGTCCAATGCCGATGGCATCGTGCACCTGACGGGGGGGGAATCGGCGCTGCTTTCGGTGCTGGCGCGCCACCCGAACGAGATCCTGTCGCGCACCGATATCGCAACGACACTGGACATGGAGGAAATTGGCAAGCGCGCGGTGGATGTGCAGGTCACCCGCCTGCGCCGCCGCATCGAGCCCGACCCCAAGGAACCACGCTACCTGCAGACCGTGCGCGGCAAGGGTTACGTGCTCAAGCCGGGCCTTTGA
- the rpsU gene encoding 30S ribosomal protein S21, producing MQVLVRDNNVDQALKALKKKMQREGIFREMKLRRHYEKPSERKAREAAEAVRRARKMERKRLEREGF from the coding sequence GTGCAGGTTCTCGTTCGTGACAACAATGTTGATCAGGCCCTCAAGGCCCTCAAGAAAAAAATGCAGCGTGAAGGCATCTTCCGCGAAATGAAGCTGCGTCGCCATTACGAAAAGCCGTCCGAGCGCAAGGCGCGCGAGGCAGCCGAAGCCGTGCGCCGCGCCCGCAAGATGGAGCGCAAGCGCCTGGAGCGTGAAGGCTTCTAA
- a CDS encoding integration host factor subunit alpha codes for MSTVTRATLAEQIYDQVGLSRHESADILEDILEQMARTLEAGDTLKISGFGTFSVRQKGQRTGRNPKTGVEVPILPRSVLVFRPSQLLRAHVNGQSGGETRPEGDDE; via the coding sequence ATGAGCACCGTGACGCGCGCCACTCTGGCAGAACAGATATATGATCAGGTCGGCCTGTCCCGCCATGAATCCGCCGATATCCTGGAAGATATCCTGGAGCAGATGGCACGGACACTTGAGGCCGGCGATACCCTGAAGATAAGCGGGTTTGGCACGTTCTCCGTCCGACAGAAGGGACAGCGAACGGGCCGGAACCCCAAAACGGGCGTGGAAGTACCGATTCTGCCGCGCTCCGTGCTGGTTTTCCGCCCCAGTCAGCTGCTTCGTGCCCATGTCAACGGACAGTCCGGCGGGGAGACCCGGCCGGAAGGAGATGACGAATGA
- a CDS encoding MarR family winged helix-turn-helix transcriptional regulator, whose protein sequence is MAPPRPPPIRSTPTGAGVELLFLRDEDMRQAQDLLMLACRSFNAVIDQELQAQGLGHAHYRIMQAVAQQPGLPVGGLLDLLGITKQSMGRALGELLTHGLIRQETAQQDRRQRQLYLTPRGTEIENRLFSLQREVLLRVYRNAGGRAVDGFRRVMRGLIDESDGPGVSTGAFSPSDRSSP, encoded by the coding sequence ATGGCCCCGCCCCGCCCGCCCCCCATCCGCAGCACGCCCACGGGTGCGGGGGTGGAACTGCTCTTCCTGCGCGACGAGGACATGCGCCAGGCGCAGGACCTGCTCATGCTGGCGTGCCGTTCTTTCAATGCGGTGATTGACCAGGAACTGCAGGCACAGGGTCTGGGACATGCACATTACCGGATCATGCAGGCCGTGGCGCAGCAGCCCGGCCTGCCGGTGGGCGGACTGCTGGACCTGCTGGGCATTACCAAGCAGAGCATGGGCCGTGCACTGGGGGAACTGCTGACGCACGGGCTGATACGGCAGGAAACCGCCCAGCAGGACCGCAGGCAGCGCCAGCTTTACCTGACGCCACGCGGAACGGAGATTGAAAACCGTCTCTTTTCCCTGCAACGTGAGGTACTTCTGCGGGTGTACCGCAATGCGGGCGGCAGGGCGGTGGACGGTTTCCGCCGCGTCATGCGCGGCCTGATAGACGAATCGGATGGCCCCGGCGTATCCACCGGTGCCTTTTCCCCTTCCGACCGGAGTTCCCCATGA
- a CDS encoding COQ9 family protein, producing the protein MNPSLLATAATSALVPPALPHSPQGDDLLRRFLADPRAGSTPWTPALLRACLGADADILFPEGVAQVAESCFDLMDRDMLAASGSFRSRKISRRVRAAILFRLERAAPYRMAIRQALAVLMVPTHARILARTLGRSVNAIWQAAADTSTGFTFLTKRVTLSGVYVSTLLFWLTRGGNPASVEEFLDRRLADVGRITRLRNRLTGRIA; encoded by the coding sequence ATGAATCCTTCCCTTCTGGCCACGGCCGCCACGTCCGCGCTGGTGCCGCCCGCGCTTCCGCACTCACCACAGGGTGATGACCTGCTGCGCCGGTTCCTGGCCGATCCGCGCGCGGGCAGCACGCCATGGACTCCGGCCCTGCTGCGGGCCTGTCTGGGGGCGGATGCGGATATCCTGTTCCCCGAAGGGGTGGCGCAGGTGGCCGAATCCTGTTTCGACCTGATGGACCGTGACATGCTGGCCGCATCAGGCAGCTTCCGCAGCCGCAAGATCAGCCGCCGCGTGCGCGCCGCCATCCTGTTCCGGCTGGAACGCGCCGCGCCATATCGCATGGCCATACGGCAGGCGCTGGCGGTGCTCATGGTTCCGACGCATGCCCGTATCCTGGCCCGCACGCTGGGCCGGAGCGTGAACGCCATATGGCAGGCGGCGGCCGATACCTCCACCGGCTTCACATTCCTGACCAAGCGCGTCACGCTCAGTGGCGTCTATGTTTCCACACTGCTGTTCTGGCTCACACGCGGGGGCAATCCGGCATCGGTGGAGGAATTCCTTGACCGTCGCCTGGCCGATGTCGGGCGCATCACGCGCCTGCGCAACCGGCTGACCGGCCGTATCGCCTGA